The Chanos chanos chromosome 3, fChaCha1.1, whole genome shotgun sequence genome segment GAATTGAAAGCAGAAGAAATTAGGGAAGTGGTTAGGCTGACTGTGGTGATTATGAGTGAAGAGTTCCGCATTGATATCAAAGAAGTGCAGGAGAAGGCAGATACTAGTGAGTGAGATAAACCTATTGTCCCTATTGTAACAGGCAAGTTGAGTGACAACACAAATTGTTTAACCTTGTTTTATCTGTTAGTCTGGCTGAGTGGGTGACAGAAACATGGAAAGTTCAGGTATCATATTTGAAGgatctttttaaaagaaacaaaaacaaaaaacattcaaacattttacattttgatagCTTCTTCATTTTGatagcttcttcttctttcttctgtttcagAGACTGAGGAGGCATAGGGCTACTTTTTGTAGAGCAGTGAATGATATTGTTCATCTGTGCAGATACTGACACTGACAAGACATGACTGGAGGATATTTAAGGCATACCACTCGCTAGGACACCTGGAGACACAACATTTGTCATGCACAGGTAAGTTTTGGTTTCCCTCCCCCTTCCGGTCAAATCCACCACAACAAGCAACACATAAAGCATTAGGCAaaacaggatttctcagttagccAAATGATTTGAGCCAAAGGGCAAAAGTGTACAACAGAAAATCATCCTAAGAACATTCTTGTTGGAAGAATTTGAGTTTCTGGCTTAACCTAGAGAGTCTTCTCTGAGGAATACGTACTCTCTAGCGTCCTTTACGCACTATTGGGTCACTTAGAGGAATTTGGTGGATTAATCAGAGAGCCCTGGCAACTAGCCCATTACCCCAGACACAGCCATCAGACGTGTTGCGTAATCGTGTTACATAATAAATTGGACAGtctgtcatctttttttattgtcttgttcttaaaacaattaaaaacaaatatatcgATATATCGTCCGGATTATGCTCACCTGCCCTCGTTGAGCGCGACTAACACTTCCTGGGCCGTAAGCGTTACTCCTCCTCGCACTGAAAAAGGGCAGGCTTAATTCTTTAACCGAGAGGGGGTTGTATTTTGCACGATTACACGAGACATGGTTCGTGGAATGCGAAGCTGATAGATGTTCTGGCGTTATTTGTTGGTTTATGATGTAAAATTACaataaagagaaacattttctcTACAGTCttaaaaagtgatatttttgAAGCATTTGAAAGCATGGGTTTGCAAACTATTTTCCGTGCAGTCATCATGGGGCCACCGGGCTCTGGGAAAGGAACGGTGTCGAGTCGCATATCACAAAGTTTTGGATTAAAGCATCTTTCTAGTGGAGACATACTGAGAGCCAATATTCAAGCAAAAACCGGTAGGACAAAATTGTGCACTTATTTACTCATGTTAATGAtatgctgatttttttcctctttaaaataTGAACCTAAAAGATACAGTTCATCCTCATGGGAACGCGAGGAAGACATGATTGCGGGATTTTTAATAACTGGTTTATGTGATGTCTGAAAGTACGATTCGAATACGACATCATCCATAAATTTACTCTTGGTTTAGGTCAGTGCTGAGCGGTCAAATTAGGATCAGTGTATGGCACGTAATATTTTATTGCCAGGAATGGGTTGTGATGCAAACATTTCCTCTCGGATTAATAGATCGCTATGCAAAGCTTGCCCCAAAACTGTCGAATCGTTAGTTGCATGCATTTTGTGCGCTTTATATATTCTTGTTCATTTTgagatatatttttttatgcGCGCTTTAATGGTGGTCACAAAGCGTCGGTTCCCAACTGTTTATTGCCGATTTATTTCTGTAGTCGCCCAGTCTAAAGCGAAACGGCCAGCTGACTCGTACTTCCAGTCGATAGctctccctcttccccctcccccatcccttAAGTTGGTTATCTAGTAGAGAAAACTAGTCTTAAACTTTGACATCGCCCACTGCTGTTATCAAGGTTCGGCAGTTTGTAATACGTGACCGGCGTGTTGGTCTTACTTCTCCTCGGACGGGGAAAAGGCTGTATAGAGTACACTCTCTCTCGAATAATGTACGCTGCtgaaacaagaagaaaaagaaaaagaagaaaaaacttgAATGTCACTTTGTTTTTGGAGCCAGTCCAGGTAGCGGACTGATGCAGCGACATGTTACAGACCTGCATGCTAATAACCTTGAGTGGAAAAAGAAGATATGGAAAAAAGCCAGTTTACCAGATCCATGGAAAACAGGGCCCAGTGGCATGtttttcaaatacaaaacttgtatttaaaaaaaagaagatatggAAAAAAAGCCAGTTACCAGATCCATGGAAAACAGGGCCCAGTGGCATGTTTTCCAAATACAAaacttgtatttaaaaaaaaaagaagatatggaaaaaaagccattttaccCAGATCGATGGAAAACAGGGCCCAGTGGCATGTTTTTCACATACATAACTTGTATTAAGTTACACAGAGTCTGCATAATCAGAAGTGCGGAATCTCTCGGCATCTTCcacaggagactgaaaacccaccttttcagaattcACCTGTCCCCCATTGTATAACTGCTCTTTTATGTTTATATTCCAgggtataaaatgtaaaaaaaagaaagaaaagaaacaaaaaagaaaccttgtttatagttttgtgttttattgttgcGTGATGTGCAGGAGTGTGGTATTGGAAATAATTAATCCACATTCTTACTACgatcttttgcttatgaggtggttaaacctgattgatgcacttattgtaagttgctttggtttaaaagcgtcTACAAAATACCAAATTGTTTTAAATTGCATAAGGTCACTTTACTGATGTAGCTGTGTAACAGGAGAGtcactgaggaagaggagagaaaagattaTCATGCTTAACTTTCACTTTCACGCTCACTCTCATAATTTTATGGGTAATAATAGTCTTACTTTTAAACCTAAACTGAGGAACATTCCAGTTTCTATAAAGTAAAAGGACATGAAAAGGTGATTCAAAAGTAACTTTTCAGAATAATACAGTATGATATAATAAGTTAAAATACTATGGGAAGAATTGCAGCACATCACTGGGAATTATATGAGATTGTAATAAGTAGTCTGCATGTTCAGAAATTATTACACAAATACTGCAAGAGTACTGTACACTGTACTTATTAGTACGACTAATGAATATTTCACCCACTGAGACAGAAATCCCATTTAGGTAGTAATACAACATACAGGCTTAACCTATCTGAATGCATGTTAGAGTGTAGGGCCCAGTGAAGGTGAACTTGTGCCCATGTATGTCCCCTTCAGGATAAACAAAGTCTTATCTTCCTAAGAGTGGGCATTTGGGTTGGTGGTGGTGTAATTCTTGCAGATTGTTGTGGCCAAGTGGTTAAGGTGATGGGCTAGAAATCCTTTGGGCTCTCCCTGTGCATGTTTGAATCCTGCTGACAATGCAGTTTTGAATGATTCTTCAGGGACAAGTTAAGTCTTATCTCCTGCCTCTGTGTATACTAGTGACCATTGGTGAATGTAATGTCACTGAGCTTCTGTAGTTCTTTCACAAGACTAGCTCCGTCAAGCACAACTCAGTATACGGTGTGGTAACTGGAAAACACAATGCAGGGCAGATAACGAAGGTACTGATAGTAACCAAATCAGATAGGACTTTATCCAGAAgtaagaggaggaggtgaaataTATTGTGCCACCTTAGCCTATATTACAGACACAATTAAGTGCAGTCAATATCATATAAATTCACTATTGCTGAAAGGGAAGGGAATACCTTTGCCTCATAGGTTTGTTTTCTGCAAATCAAACATACTATCTCTTTCATGTGGACTAAATCTCACGTAGTGCTTTGAGAGGGCCAGCTTATTTATTAGCAGTTTACTATAAATTCATAACTGTCTGAAGTGTGTTGAATAGTCAAACATAATTAAGGTTTGATATTTGGTAAGAATGTGTATTagcactgtttttatttacagcaGGCTGTTAAGTTTCTGTATAAGACCACACCTTCTGCATGGTGTGGCATAAATACAATGTCTAGTTTTTCAGGAATAGCTATGAATGACCTGTACTTAGGAACATTGTCAGAAATGATGAAGTTtatcttggttttttttgtcatcctcTGCAGAACTTGGGCTCCTGATGAAGGCTTGCATTGATCAGGGCCAGCTGGTTcctgatgatgtcatctctcGTCTCATCCTGTCAAACCTTAAGACTATGGATCACAGCAGCTGGCTACTAGATGGTAAAAACACAAGAGACACTAGCTCTCATATACCAAAAACATCTAGACAAAATCTTCAAACcataattttgttttataatttcCTCTTACGCATATGACAAAAATGGCATTATGAAAGCTATGCACAGTTGTAGACAAACATGTCACACCAGCATAGCATTTTTCTTGTCAGTTTAAATATTGTGTATTGATGTATAAGGATTGGTAATAGGTCCACAGTACTTTTACTAATGTCTGCTAATTCTGATCACACATAGAATTATCTTTCCAAAGATATAAGAACTGTTCCCTCCCTATTTTCTGCTGGTTactgaaaattcattttatgATGAACTTGGACTAACTCTAACTACCATCATacctgcattaaaaaaatattcattcataaatGATCTCGTAGTGATGGAACTGTCAGTTGTCTGGATGAGGCAGAGCAGAGTGGTCATGTCAGATTGTAAGGACAGAGTGGAGTGGCTATGCCAGATTTTAAGGACAGGCCATTGTCTGTAGGTAGGTGCAAGGTCTTGAGTTAAATGTGTGATGCCACAGGCAGGTATAATGTGTGAACAGAGAAGGGGAGTGATGTGAGAATTGTGGAAGATCGAATATCAGATGCACCATTGCGTTCTACCAGACAAGTTACAAAGGTGTGAAGTTGGGTTCCTAGAATTCTTGTCAACAATTATTAATTCAGACCACACAGGTCTTCCAATTCTACAATAGAAACAATTctatcacactcacacttacagacacacacattgcctCACCCTCCCATGTCTCATGTACACATCCCCTACCCTGTTCTTAGTTAGCATACAAACACCACTGAAACAATAGGAACACTTTGTCACACTCCCTGTTGATGAAAGGTTGATCTGATAAAGTGTCCTGACAGGTTATGACAGGTTGTCGTGGCTAAGTGGCTCCCCGTGCAGAGCTTGCTGACCATGTAGTTTTCATCCACTATCGTGTGGGATAAATATAGTCTCATCTCCTTGTTGTAGAGGCTCATATACATGAAGAGTGGGCATCAGTGTTGGTGTTAGAGCACTAGTCATGGGTTGtcgtggccgagtggttaaggcgatggactaGAAATCCATTGGGGTCTCCCCGCGCAGGTTCGAATCCTGCCGACAACGTAGCTTTTTCAATTGTGACAATGTAGTTTTCTTCCATGATAAGTCTCATCGTTTCCCCATTGTTTCTTGTTGTAAGAGCTCATATACCAAGGTTGTCCATGAGTGTTGGTGTTATGCCACTGAGCATGGGCTGTtgtggccgagtggttaaggcgatggactaGAAATCCATTGGGGTCTCCCCGCGCAGGTTCAAATCCTGCCAGCAACGCAGTTTTCAACTATGACATACATTATCCTCCATGATCAGTAAAGTCTCATCGTCCCCGCCATTTCTTGTAGTAAAAGCTCAGATATTAAGAATGGGTGTTGTACTACCCCTATTGTTGTGGTTAAGGTGATGGACTTGAAATCCGATGGGGTCTCCCTTGCGTGGCAACGTACTTTCCAACCATTATTGTCCAGGATAAGCACAGTCTCATCTTCTCCCATTGTCTCTTGTTGTAAAAGCTCATAAGCACTCTCATTAAGAGTGGCTGTCGGTGTGTTACTTAATCACCCTTGCCCACGTGGAACTGGAAAAGTCCCAACAAAAGGTAATGAGCTAAGCTACAAAAGTGTTGCAGAGGTCCAGTCTGGAAATGACACTAGAGTTAAAAGTTTTGACTTGTCCTCAGAGTGAAAAGGATCAATTTTACAGATGTTCTACAGAATATGCCTGCTAGACTGATCTGTCAGCGAGGTGTGAGAGGCAAGAGACAGCTTACAATTCGGGTTCATTCTAAGACTTTTGGTTGTTGTGGAGGTGGATATGGGGGTGTTCACAGTGATGCAAAGGTTGTGGAGTTCTTTTTGTCTTGCCAAGGTTAagtttgcattgtttttgtaaagCTGTTATGTTTAGAGTGGCTACATTGCTTTTTTATCCCAACTTTAATTGAACATAGAAGGCAAAAATTCCAGACAGTATGTCTATTTTAGCATCAGTCACTTGATCTAGGTTTTGAAATTGTATTGCCTCTTTGAATGTTCATTACTATCAGATATGCCTGTGGAATATGTCTCAAATAATCTGACCCATGAAATCTGATTTCTGAATATTTACTCTGAAAGGACACCATAAATTAATAAAAGGTGCTGCGCTAGTACTTGGTGCCCAAAAAAGGCACAAGAAATACAACAGAGTgcaaaactgacattttccatTCTGAGTTTCTGTGCACGGGTATGCTCTCAGAACTAGCTTGGCATGTATTTCTTGGGGaaattttactctttttttttttttatccctatCCTGGCAGGTTTTCCACGGACTGTGGCTCAGGCAGAGGCCCTCGACACCATGTGCAGTGTGGACACCGTGATCAACCTGAATGTGCCTTTTGACACCATCAAAGAACGCCTGACATCCCGCTGGGTCCACCTGGCCAGTGGCAGGGTCTACAACATTGACTTTAACCCACCCAAGATCCCAGTGAGTCATCCAGTCCTCCCTCAGTAATAGCATTAAATGGCaacatttttcataaacagCTGCACtaaacagcacaaacaactCTGGCAtatatctg includes the following:
- the ak3 gene encoding GTP:AMP phosphotransferase AK3, mitochondrial isoform X2 — protein: MGLQTIFRAVIMGPPGSGKGTVSSRISQSFGLKHLSSGDILRANIQAKTGFPRTVAQAEALDTMCSVDTVINLNVPFDTIKERLTSRWVHLASGRVYNIDFNPPKIPGLDDVTGEPLIQRDDDTPDTVSRRLKAYENQTQPVLEYYRSKGVLETFTGTETNKIWPHVHAFLSKRLSGNQQDTGKA
- the ak3 gene encoding GTP:AMP phosphotransferase AK3, mitochondrial isoform X1; the protein is MGLQTIFRAVIMGPPGSGKGTVSSRISQSFGLKHLSSGDILRANIQAKTELGLLMKACIDQGQLVPDDVISRLILSNLKTMDHSSWLLDGFPRTVAQAEALDTMCSVDTVINLNVPFDTIKERLTSRWVHLASGRVYNIDFNPPKIPGLDDVTGEPLIQRDDDTPDTVSRRLKAYENQTQPVLEYYRSKGVLETFTGTETNKIWPHVHAFLSKRLSGNQQDTGKA